One stretch of Tachysurus fulvidraco isolate hzauxx_2018 chromosome 12, HZAU_PFXX_2.0, whole genome shotgun sequence DNA includes these proteins:
- the bcl11ba gene encoding BAF chromatin remodeling complex subunit BCL11B a, whose protein sequence is MILCAAAAAAAAESPYGSAYRLPSGSLSRRLVSLSLFFFSLAGRDEPSSYVCTTCKQHFPSAWFLLQHAQNTHGMRIYLEHNGSNTSLTPRITLPPPIGAESIPQSPLTNFLGENNPFHLLRMTGPLLREPTPGFVENRLPNTPPFVSPPPRHHLDPHRLERLSAEEMGLISQHPSAFERVMRLTPMAMETQSMDFSRRLRELASNNNSTPPLSPSRANPMHRLLNPNPFQPNRKSPFLSTPPLPPMPPNSTTPPQTQDKSKSCEFCGKTFKFQSNLIVHRRSHTGEKPYKCQLCDHACSQASKLKRHMKTHMHKASSVTGRSDDGLSTTSSPEPGTSDVTGDPMKNRDGDFQGEGLGPDNEEEEEEEEEEELENESRPESNFSMDSEFSRNRENGSKPPNDEKSLSLGKMVDNVGLNSIQQYNNLIVDNRKRLPFSKRGSDGHRDTGDEDSVVEEMDHVERATINGRNCGSGDSFSGLFPRKPTPITSPSLSNTSKRIKIEKDLDMPPASLIPSENVYSQWLVGYAASRHFIKDPFLGFTDSRQSPFATSSEHSSENGSLRFSTPPGDLLDGGLSGRSGTASGGSTPHLSGGQGPGRPSSKESRRSDTCEFCGKVFKNCSNLTVHRRSHTGERPYKCELCNYACAQSSKLTRHMKTHGQLGLPVMCS, encoded by the exons ATGATTCTCTGCGCCGCCgctgccgccgccgccgccgagAGTCCCTACGGATCCGCCTACAGACTACCGAGTGGATCTCTGTCTCGCAGACT agtgtctctttctcttttcttcttctcgcTTGCAGGTAGAGATGAACCTTCCAGCTACGTGTGCACGACATGCAAGCAACACTTCCCCAGCGCCTGGTTCCTCCTGCAGCATGCCCAGAACACCCATGGGATGCGCATCTACCTGGAACACAATGGCTCCAACACCTCGCTCACGCCACGGATCACTCTTCCTCCTCCCATTGGAGCCGAGTCCATACCCCAGTCCCCTTTGACCAACTTCTTAGGGGAAAACAACCCCTTCCATCTGCTCCGTATGACCGGGCCGCTGCTCCGAGAACCCACCCCGGGCTTTGTCGAGAACCGTCTCCCAAACACCCCCCCTTTTGTTAGTCCCCCTCCACGCCACCACCTAGATCCCCATCGCCTGGAACGCCTTAGCGCCGAGGAAATGGGTTTGATTTCCCAGCATCCCAGTGCCTTCGAGAGAGTGATGCGCTTGACACCCATGGCCATGGAGACCCAGTCCATGGATTTCTCGCGACGTCTGCGAGAGCTGGCGAGCAACAACAACTCCACCCCTCCGCTCTCACCCAGTCGTGCCAACCCTATGCACCGCCTGCTCAATCCTAATCCCTTCCAGCCTAACCGCAAGTCACCCTTCCTCAGCACCCCTCCACTTCCGCCAATGCCCCCAAACAGCACCACGCCACCTCAGACACAGGACAAGAGCAAATCCTGCGAATTCTGTGGGAAGACCTTCAAGTTCCAGAGCAACCTGATAGTGCACCGGCGAAgccacacaggagagaagccctACAAGTGCCAGCTGTGTGATCACGCCTGCTCCCAGGCCAGCAAGCTGAAGCGCCACATGAAGACCCACATGCACAAAGCCAGCTCAGTGACGGGTCGCTCAGATGATGGCCTTTCAACCACCAGTTCACCTGAGCCAGGCACTAGCGATGTCACAGGAGATCCCATGAAAAACAGGGATGGTGACTTCCAAGGCGAGGGACTGGGGCCAGAcaatgaagaagaggaggaggaagaagaagaggaggaactGGAGAACGAGAGTAGGCCAGAGTCAAACTTCAGCATGGACTCTGAGTTTAGCCGTAACAGGGAGAATGGCTCCAAACCCCCAAATGATGAGAAGAGCCTCTCCTTGGGTAAAATGGTAGACAATGTGGGGCTGAACTCTATTCAGCAGTACAATAACTTGATCGTTGACAATCGTAAAAGGCTTCCCTTCTCAAAGAGGGGCTCTGatggacacagagacacaggcgATGAGGACTCTGTGGTAGAGGAAATGGATCACGTGGAGCGGGCCACAATAAACGGCAGGAACTGTGGCTCAGGTGATTCTTTCTCAGGCCTGTTCCCCCGCAAGCCCACCCCTATCACCAGTCCCAGCCTCTCCAACACCTCTAAAAGGATCAAAATAGAGAAAGACTTGGACATGCCCCCAGCATCTCTAATCCCCTCAGAGAACGTATACTCTCAATGGCTGGTGGGTTATGCAGCATCACGGCACTTCATCAAAGACCCCTTCCTCGGCTTCACCGATTCCAGACAATCACCTTTCGCCACCTCGTCCGAGCACTCGTCGGAAAACGGCAGCCTGCGGTTCTCCACTCCTCCTGGAGACCTGTTGGATGGGGGCCTTTCTGGACGCAGTGGCACTGCCAGCGGCGGCAGCACGCCTCATCTGTCTGGAGGCCAGGGACCAGGACGTCCTAGCTCCAAAGAGAGCCGGCGCAGCGACACGTGCGAGTTCTGTGGCAAGGTTTTCAAGAACTGCAGCAACCTGACGGTGCATCGACGCAGCCACACGGGCGAAAGGCCCTACAAGTGCGAGCTGTGCAACTACGCCTGTGCGCAGAGCAGCAAGCTCACTCGCCACATGAAGACGCACGGGCAGCTCG GACTTCCTGTGATGTGTAGTTGA